One genomic segment of Mangifera indica cultivar Alphonso chromosome 6, CATAS_Mindica_2.1, whole genome shotgun sequence includes these proteins:
- the LOC123218785 gene encoding putative pentatricopeptide repeat-containing protein At5g52630, whose product MIRWTMKLLSLSNSLHKNHHQRLYLTFKSPSFLKTHFKFIQTSSLFIDAPQTNTLLCSAHGSNFNFKLTPTSIPYSKLLSQCIISKSLTPALEIHARLIRFGLANDPKHINYLINLYAKCQVFGYACKLVDRSPEPDLVSWSALISGYAQNGLGEEAILAFQEMHLLGLKCNEFAFPSVLKACTIKKDLNVGLQVHGVVVVTGFEFDEYVANSLVVMYAKCGDFVDSRRLFYTIPEPSVVSWNGLFSCYVQGDFYKEAVDLFREMVFSGTRPNEFSMSGMVNACASLRDSGKGRKIHGFLIKLGYDSDPFSANALVDMYAKVGILEDAVTAFGEISHPDIVSWNAVIAGCVLHEYHDWAIKLFQRMKISGKYPNMFTLSSVLKACAGLGVKELSRQLHCSLIKMDVKSDSFVGVGLVDMYAKCELMDDARLAFDLMSEKDLIAWNAVISGHSQNGEDIEAVSLFPLMYKEGVGFNETTLSTVLKSAASFQGIDVCRQVHALSVNSGFVSDNYVVNSLTDTYGKCGQIKDAGKIFRESVVADLVAFTSMISAYAQYGQGEEALKLYLEMLDREIKPDSFVCSSVLNACANLSAYEQGKQVHVHIIKYGFMSDIFAGNSLVNMYSKCGSIDDADSAFIEIPVRGIVSWSAMIGGLAQHGHGQEALQVFDQMLKAGIPPNHITLVSVLCACNHAGLVTEAKQYFESMEKLFGITPTQEHYACMIDLLGRAGKLNEAMEIVKTMPFQANTSVWGALLGAARIHKNVELGQRAAEMLFALEPEKSGTHILLANIYASAGMWENVAKVRRLMKDSKVKKEPGISWIEVKDKIHTFIVGDRSHTRSKEIYAKLDELSDLLNKAGYVPMVEIDLHDVEPSEKERLLYHHSEKLAVAFGLIATPPGATIRVKKNLRVCVDCHTVFKFISKIVSREIIVRDINRFHRFRGGSCSCRDYW is encoded by the coding sequence ATGATCAGATGGACCATGAAGCTTTTGAGCCTTTCAAATTCCCTCCACAAAAATCATCACCAACGACTTTACCTAACTTTTAAAAGCCCCTCTTTTCtcaaaactcattttaaattcaTCCAAACCTCCTCTTTATTCATTGATGCTCCGCAAACCAACACCCTATTATGCTCAGCCCACGgcagtaattttaattttaagctcACGCCCACTTCGATACCTTACTCTAAACTGTTATCACAATGTATTATTTCGAAGTCTTTAACTCCGGCCTTGGAAATCCATGCCCGTCTAATCAGATTTGGATTGGCTAATGACCCGAagcatataaattatttgattaatttgtatgcaAAATGTCAGGTTTTTGGTTATGCGTGTAAACTGGTTGATAGAAGTCCTGAACCAGATTTGGTTTCTTGGTCTGCTTTGATATCTGGGTATGCTCAAAATGGACTTGGTGAAGAAGCAATTTTGGCTTTCCAAGAGATGCATTTGTTGGGCCTCAAGTGTAACGAGTTCGCTTTTCCTAGTGTGCTTAAGGCCTGTACTATAAAGAAGGACCTGAATGTAGGGCTGCAGGTTCATGGGGTTGTGGTTGTTACAGGTTTTGAGTTTGATGAGTATGTTGCAAATAGTTTGGTTGTTATGTATGCTAAATGTGGGGACTTTGTAGATTCGAGAAGACTTTTTTATACAATACCGGAACCAAGTGTTGTCTCGTGGAATGGGTTGTTTTCTTGTTATGTGCAGGGTGATTTTTATAAAGAAGCAGTTGACCTGTTTCGAGAAATGGTTTTTAGTGGAACAAGACCTAATGAGTTTAGTATGTCAGGTATGGTAAATGCTTGCGCCAGTTTGAGAGATAGTGGAAAGGGGAGGAAAATTCATGGGTTCTTGATAAAGCTTGGCTATGATTCAGATCCATTCTCAGCAAACGCACTTGTTGACATGTATGCAAAAGTAGGGATTCTTGAGGATGCTGTTACTGCTTTTGGGGAAATTTCACATCCTGATATTGTTTCTTGGAACGCTGTGATTGCTGGTTGCGTTCTTCATGAATACCATGATTGGGCCATAAAATTGTTTCAGCGAATGAAAATTTCTGGAAAATATCCAAACATGTTTACTTTATCGAGTGTACTTAAAGCCTGTGCTGGACTTGGGGTCAAGGAATTGAGTAGACAGTTGCACTGTAGCTTGATAAAGATGGATGTAAAATCTGATTCTTTTGTGGGTGTTGGACTTGTGGACATGTATGCCAAGTGTGAATTAATGGATGATGCAAGACTGGCTTTCGATTTGATGTCAGAGAAGGACTTAATTGCTTGGAATGCTGTGATCTCCGGACATTCACAAAATGGTGAAGACATAGAAGCTGTGTCACTTTTTCCTTTGATGTACAAGGAGGGAGTCGGCTTCAATGAGACAACCTTATCTACAGTCCTTAAATCCGCTGCTAGTTTCCAGGGGATCGATGTTTGTAGACAAGTTCATGCACTCTCTGTGAACTCCGGGTTTGTATCTGACAATTACGTCGTAAACAGCCTTACTGATACGTATGGAAAATGTGGTCAAATAAAAGATGCTGGAAAAATATTTAGAGAATCCGTAGTTGCAGATTTAGTGGCTTTCACATCAATGATCTCAGCTTATGCTCAATATGGACAAGGTGAAGAGGCTCTAAAGCTCTATTTGGAAATGCTAGATAGGGAGATCAAGCCAGATTCCTTTGTTTGCAGTTCTGTCCTAAATGCATGTGCAAATCTTTCAGCATATGAACAAGGGAAGCAAGTACATGTTCACATCATCAAATATGGATTCATGTCAGACATTTTTGCTGGAAACTCTCTAGTTAACATGTATTCCAAATGTGGGAGCATTGATGATGCAGACTCTGCTTTCATTGAGATACCTGTGAGAGGAATAGTCTCATGGTCTGCAATGATTGGAGGTCTTGCTCAACACGGGCATGGACAAGAGGCTTTGCAAGTGTTTGATCAGATGCTTAAGGCCGGTATACCCCCCAATCACATTACTTTAGTTAGTGTCCTGTGTGCATGCAATCATGCAGGTTTGGTAACTGAAGCTAAACAGTATTTTGAATCAATGGAGAAGCTGTTTGGGATTACCCCTACACAAGAGCATTACGCTTGCATGATTGATCTGCTTGGCCGGGCAGGGAAATTAAATGAAGCAATGGAGATTGTAAAAACGATGCCATTTCAAGCAAATACCTCAGTTTGGGGAGCACTGCTCGGTGCTGCAAGAATCCACAAGAATGTTGAACTAGGCCAACGTGCTGCTGAGATGCTTTTTGCTCTAGAACCTGAGAAATCGGGCACCCACATTCTTCTCGCAAACATTTATGCATCAGCTGGCATGTGGGAAAATGTAGCAAAGGTTAGAAGACTAATGAAAGACAGTAAGGTGAAGAAGGAGCCTGGGATTAGTTGGATTGAAGTGAAAGACAAGATACACACCTTCATAGTAGGAGACAGAAGTCATACTAGAAGCAAGGAAATCTATGCAAAGCTTGATGAGCTAAGTGACCTCTTAAATAAAGCTGGCTATGTTCCCATGGTAGAGATTGATCTGCATGATGTGGAACCAAGTGAAAAGGAGCGGCTTTTATACCACCACAGTGAGAAACTAGCAGTGGCTTTTGGCTTGATTGCTACTCCACCGGGAGCTACCATTAGGGTGAAAAAAAATCTTCGAGTCTGTGTGGACTGCCATACAGTGTTCAAGttcatttcaaaaattgtcTCAAGGGAAATTATAGTAAGAGACATAAACAGATTCCACCGTTTTAGAGGTGGTTCATGTTCCTGTAGAGATTATTGGTAG